One Immundisolibacter sp. genomic window, CGATAGCGAACTGCTGCTGGAGCTCGCGCCGCAGCTGGAAGATTTCATCGGCGAACTGTTCGGGGTCGGTGCTCAGGTGCGCAGCTTGCAGGCCCGCCACCATGAACTGGCGCCACTGTTCGGCTGCAAACGCCAGTTCGTACAGCGCCAGGCGGCGCACAAGATCACCCCGGAGCAAGCGCTGGACGAGGACGGCGCAGCCCTGGAGGCGGCGCTCGCCGACATGATGGGCGAACCGCTGACCGAGCTGGCCTTTGCCCGCCACGTCAACCGTTGGAGCGAAGCCTCGCAGCAGCATGCACCCGCGTTGGAGCTGGCCCTGCGCTACGCCGCCTGGGCACTGCACACCCCAGCCGGCCGCGCGCGCCATGGCGATGGCGTGCTGTTTCGCGAACCGCACAAGCTCGACCCGCAGCACCTGGTACCCGTCCAGGAAGTCCACGAGAAGGCGATTACCCGCTACACGCTGCCGCCGGAACAACTGCGCCAGCGCGAGGGCTTTGCGCTGACCGACCCCGGCGGCGATCTGACCTATGCCCAGGATCACGCCAATTACTGCATCTGGTGCCACAAGCAGAGCCGCGATTCATGCTCGCACGGCCTGCGTGACAAATCCGGTGGCTTCCGCAACACGCCACTGGGGGTGCCGCTTCAGGGCTGCCCGCTGGACCAGCGCATCTCCGAGATGAACCACCTGAAGGCGCACGGCTACAGCGTCGGCGCGCTGGCGGTGGTGACAATCGACAACCCGATGGTGGCCGGCACCGGGCATCGCATCTGCAACGACTGCGCCAAGGCCTGCATCTACCAGAAGCAGGAACCGGTCGACATCCCGCAGGTTGAGACGCGCACGCTCAAGGACGTGCTGGACCTGCCGTGGGGCTTCGAGATCTACAGCCTGCTCACGCGCTGGAACCCACTCGATCTGAAACGCCCGTTGCCGCTTCCCGCCACTGGCCGCAAGGTGCTGATCGCCGGCATGGGTCCGGCTGGGTACACGCTGGCGCACCACCTGCTGAACGACGGCCACGCCGTGGTCGGCGTCGATGGCCTCAAGATCGAGCCACTGCCGGCGGAGCTGACCGGCGTCGAGACCGACGGCACACGCCGCCTGCCGCGCCTGATCCACGACGTGGAGGAGCTGTTCGAGTCCCTGGACACACGCGTCATGGCCGGTTTCGGCGGTGTTGCCGAGTACGGCATCACCGTGCGCTGGGACAAGAACTACCTGAAGCTGATTCGCCTGCTGCTGGAACGGCGGGCCGGGTTCAGCCTGCACGGCGGCGTGCGCGTGGGTGGCACGCTGACGCTGGACGACGCGTTCAGCCTGGGCTTCGACCACGTGGCACTGGCCATGGGTGCCGGCCGGCCGCGGTACGTGGACGTGCCCAACGGCCTGGCCCGCGGCGTGCGCCAGGCCTCCGATTTCCTGATGGCGCTGCAACTGACCGGCGCGTCGCGACACGATTCCGTCGCCAATCTGCAATTGCGCCTGCCGGTGCTGGTAATCGGCGGCGGCCTGACGGGCATCGACACCGCCACCGAGGCGCTGGCGTACTACCCCTTGCAGGTGGAGAAATTCCTGGTCCGCTACGAAACGCTGTGCGCCGAACGCGGGCTGGACGCCGTGCGCGCGGCCTGGAATGACGAAGAACGCGACATCGCGGACGAGTTCATCACCCATGCGCGGGCCATCGGTGCCGAACGCGCGGCGGCTGCCGCCGAGCGTCGCGCCCCGCGCCTGCTGGAATTGCTCAAGTCCTGGGGTGGCGCCACGCTGGTCTATCGGCGACGCCTGGTCGACGCCCCCTGCTACACGCTGAACCACGAAGAAGTCCTCAAAGCGCTGGAAGAAGGCGTCGAGTTCGCCGAGTGCCTGGCACCGACCGCGGTACAGGTGGATACCCACGGCCACGCCAGCGGGCTCGAAGTCGAACGGCAAAGCGTCGGCGCTGACGGCCGCCTCACCGCCACCGGACAGCGGCAGGTGCTGGCCGCGCGCGCCATTCTGGTCGCCGCCGGCACCGTGCCAAACACCGTGTTGCAGCGGGAGGCGCCCAGTGCGCTGGAGCTGGACGGCGGTTATTTCCGCAGTCTTGATGAAAGCGGCGCGCCACACGCGGCGCCACGCCTGGCCAAGTCCGGCGAGGTGCCGATGCTGACCGAACTGCGGTCCGACGGCCGGGCGGTGAGTTTTTTCGGCGACCTGCACCCGAGCTTCGCCGGCAACGTGGTCAAGGCCATGGCCAGCGCCAAGCGCGGCTACCCGGTGGTCAGCCGACTATTGGCCGCGCGCGCACCGGCCAGCGCCGAGGGCGCAGGCGCGTTCCAGCACCGCCTGCACGATCTGCTGCGGGCGCGCGTCGAGCGCGTCGAGCGCCTCACGCCGACCATCGTGGAAGTGGTGGTGTACGCGCCCCTGGCGGCGCGACGCTTCGAGCCGGGCCAGTTCTACCGATTGCAGAATTTCGAGACCCTGGCGCGACGCGACGACGCGACCACGCTGGCCATGGAGGGTCTTGCCCTGACCGGCGCCTGGGTAGACCAGGCGCGCGGCCTGGTGGCGCTGATCGTGCTGGAGATGGGCGGTTCGTCGGACATCTGCGCGCATCTGTTGCCCGGCGAACTGGTGGTGCTGATGGGCCCCACCGGCGCGCCGACCGAGATCCCGGCCGGCGAGACCGTGCTGCTGGCCGGCGGTGGCCTGGGTAACGCGGTGCTGCTGTCGATCGGCCGGGCGCTGCGCGAGAAAGGCTCACGGGTGGTCTACTTCGCCGGCTACAAATTCGCGCGGGACCGCTACCGCGTGGCGGACGTCGAAGCCGCTGCCGACGTGGTCGTCTGGGCCTGCGATGAAGCGCCCGGCTTCACGCCCGGCCGAGCGCAGGACCGCGCCTTCACCGGCAACATGGTGCAGGCCATGCGCGCCTATGCGACGGGGCAACTGGGCGAGGTGTCGATTGCCCTGTCGGACGTCGACCGCATGATCGTCATCGGCTCGGACCGCATGATGGCGGCCGTGGCCGCCGCGCGCCACGGTGAGCTCAAGCCGTTGCTGAAGCCGCACGTCGCCATCGGCTCCATCAACTCACCGATG contains:
- a CDS encoding FAD-dependent oxidoreductase, which encodes MSSATPALQLGFDLPTELLYDDAALVQLDHAFASWLRAGDHSLLDRLLAARAAPADLVDQADSELLLELAPQLEDFIGELFGVGAQVRSLQARHHELAPLFGCKRQFVQRQAAHKITPEQALDEDGAALEAALADMMGEPLTELAFARHVNRWSEASQQHAPALELALRYAAWALHTPAGRARHGDGVLFREPHKLDPQHLVPVQEVHEKAITRYTLPPEQLRQREGFALTDPGGDLTYAQDHANYCIWCHKQSRDSCSHGLRDKSGGFRNTPLGVPLQGCPLDQRISEMNHLKAHGYSVGALAVVTIDNPMVAGTGHRICNDCAKACIYQKQEPVDIPQVETRTLKDVLDLPWGFEIYSLLTRWNPLDLKRPLPLPATGRKVLIAGMGPAGYTLAHHLLNDGHAVVGVDGLKIEPLPAELTGVETDGTRRLPRLIHDVEELFESLDTRVMAGFGGVAEYGITVRWDKNYLKLIRLLLERRAGFSLHGGVRVGGTLTLDDAFSLGFDHVALAMGAGRPRYVDVPNGLARGVRQASDFLMALQLTGASRHDSVANLQLRLPVLVIGGGLTGIDTATEALAYYPLQVEKFLVRYETLCAERGLDAVRAAWNDEERDIADEFITHARAIGAERAAAAAERRAPRLLELLKSWGGATLVYRRRLVDAPCYTLNHEEVLKALEEGVEFAECLAPTAVQVDTHGHASGLEVERQSVGADGRLTATGQRQVLAARAILVAAGTVPNTVLQREAPSALELDGGYFRSLDESGAPHAAPRLAKSGEVPMLTELRSDGRAVSFFGDLHPSFAGNVVKAMASAKRGYPVVSRLLAARAPASAEGAGAFQHRLHDLLRARVERVERLTPTIVEVVVYAPLAARRFEPGQFYRLQNFETLARRDDATTLAMEGLALTGAWVDQARGLVALIVLEMGGSSDICAHLLPGELVVLMGPTGAPTEIPAGETVLLAGGGLGNAVLLSIGRALREKGSRVVYFAGYKFARDRYRVADVEAAADVVVWACDEAPGFTPGRAQDRAFTGNMVQAMRAYATGQLGEVSIALSDVDRMIVIGSDRMMAAVAAARHGELKPLLKPHVAIGSINSPMQCMMKEVCAQCLQGRRDPASGTPLAPVFTCFNQDQPLDEVDFACLGQRLRQNGVQEKLTAQWIDRSLRRLLLRH